The nucleotide window TCCCTTTTTAAAAACTAGTTTTTGTTCCTTAATTtcacctttttttcttcttcttcttttgagtTTTCTACCCTTGGCCCATTATGTGGTAATTTTTGCTGATGTGATATATTCATTAATGATGTGACATAGTTTATACCGTTACACCGGATATCCATGACATAAAAAGCCTATTAAGAGTTCCCACATCGGTAAAAATGACTCCAAAACGATCTAAAGatgaaaattcatataaaagTGAAGTTAGaggaataaaaaattgttttaaaatggggataattttttttattatgttgaattaggggaccaaaaatgcattaaaaccttatatttataacaaagatatcataaaacataaactaatttGTGAAGGGATGTGCCACATCTCACATGTGTGTAAATTCTTAGTGTATATTTGGTATTCCTGCAAGTATGTTAGAATCACGGTGATTTGTGAAGGGATGATCCACCGTGATTTTACGGAAACTACAAAGTGTAGTTTTTGAAAAGTCACTGTAGATCGCTGTCACTCTGACATACTCACCGTAATACGAATCATACGCTAAGCTTGGTTTAATATCACTGCAATGAATCACTTCCTGTTACTTTGTGGACTCAAATTATGTGCAACTTTGTTGTCGctgcattttaaaaaataatcgttTGATGAAGATCatacttttcatattttatcaagtttaaaataaaaattcgaaGATGCAAATCACATGGACTATCTAAATCTCTACATTGTCCtctttttggacaaaaaatgcataTGATAGTTTGAGGgaatataaaataagaaaaaaaaatgatcgtaTTCACACTTCAATGCAAATCTATCTATATCATCTGAAGGATATGGAATATACATCACATATTTCACCTTTCACCCTTTCAACATTACAATCATTTACTTATCAATCATTTACACCATACGCCCATGCCGAAGCCTCCACAGTTGTGCACACGGACAccttttaatcattttaatgtATCATGAATTTTTGAGTAGTTATGATCGAAAACTACGATCTCATGCAAGAATTActcttcaaaatatcaaaatgattCCCATGTAATCGAGGGAAATGAATTTCCACTCACAAATACCGCCCCGATTTCTTGATTCAATCGATCAGTATCGTTGGATATAAGACCATATAGTTCTCATGAACCATAATCACTTGAGTCCTTCAATCAAAGTCGTATGAATCGTCTGATTCCCTTAAGAGATATCCTAAAGTGAGATATCCTTAATGGATTGATTACGGTGAATGCTTACTTGAACCCGCATGCGATATGAGATGTCCTTAAGTGAGGAAGCCAGTGTGTCTCCAAATACTTGGAATTCAGACTTCTCATGCAAGGATTCTGCATTCAACCAAGCAGGGTATCAGTAGCTGTTCGATTATGATTGAAAATACCAAACTTGAATCTGGATCGTTTGATCTTGATGGAACAACCACCAACATTTCAATCGCGTGAATGCTAAGAATCCCTGGCTGTCGGGGTGCCGAATCCAAATATTTGATTAGGCAGACATTATAATTGAGACGCATTGTCACttgataatttctttttcaacaccATTTCAAGACCTTTTATTAGTAACAAGGTGAACCTGACAAGCAggaacaacaacaccaacgtCTAAACCAATTCTTTGGTGGTTTTTCAGATTTTGGATTAGGAGGTTCCATTGGCTTCTCTATCACTTGTTCTTGAggttgttcttgttgttgttgatgatgtttcttttcaattttttcttgcttttctgATTCTATTGTTTCTGAACTAGTTCTTACTCCATCAGCTGTTAAtctaggaagaaaaaaaaatcaagaaaaataataatggtTAATAGCATACCCTATATATAAACCcgtttaaaaataatcaaattcattATACATTGTATTGCTTTGAAGAACAAaatctaaaatgaaaatatatgaaaCTAAAATGATTATAATTACACCTCTAATATAAATTATAGAGCATAATGACATACACATATAAGCAAGAAGATATGATGAGAGACTCACATAGGAAATTGAAATGAATGGTTGCTCATATCGCTTTCGACTGAACGGTACGAGACATTGGTCGCATAATTCTTAGGTTCTTCACTAGGAACCACCACCGCTTTATTATGATCTTCATGAATTTTGTCCAATGTATTTGTATTGACATTTGTCGATGTTTTGGTTTTATCATGGTCATCGTCCTTCAAAACtaaatctattttttcttttgatgttttaatatTGTCCTTCCCCAAAGGCAAATTTGTCGTTTCATCTAATGCATCTATTGAGCCATAAGACGAGTCCGGCGACATAGAATGTCTCTCCTTACCCACTTCATTTTTGTCATTATTATGATTCACCTCTTGAACTGGTGGCAATGTCGTCGATGTGCCGATAAAATCACTATTCTTTGGAAATTCACCTGATTTACTACTGAATGCAAAAAATTGATCCTTTGAGAAACTGTAGTTTCCCAAATGAAGACTAAACAATGATTCATTTGATTGAACACTCCATTCCATGGGACTTGTAGGTTTAGAAGCAAAAACAGAAGATGGTATTCTACTTGGATCATATTCaaaattagggttagggttaggaCTCATTGACTGAGGTGTAGGAGATTGCATAAATGTTCCACTATGAAAACTCCAAGCAGGTGAACTACCACCAACATTACTAGATTCTTCCAAATTTTCTATGTTATCATCTGAATCTAGTGAAGTTTGTGATGAAATTGAAGCACTTGAATGCTTTTTGTGATGATCAATTGGATTTTCTCCATCCTTAGGAAGATCAAAATgtactttcaattttttaccACTTCCTTTTCTATTCTCATAATTATATGAAGCCATTAATTTTGGAGCTCTACAAAAGCAAGATAAAAAGTACATTAAGATCTCACAATCATGACAAAATTGTCAATAGATTTTTGTAATCTAGCATATAATTTTGATAATAGAATTAACAaggtttttgattaaaaaaaagaattaacaaGGTTTTGTATGGATTATATTTTTGGCacaaaaagaatttattttaatattttattatatgataatGTCAATTGTCATGTACATAACAAAAGCTACAAATATTACATCAATCATTTTACAAGAAGAGATAATTAGCATCATCAACATacatattcaacaaaaacaacaaaaaaaaaatgattgaaaaatatagaattttcttattttacaatccacaaataatttataaggaaaaaaaatataaaacttacTCAAATTATTAGAATTGATTCTGGAAATCCTTTAGCTTCAATTTATAACAATCCTTCAATCAATAAATTGGCAAAAGATGAAGGTTAATGTGAGATTAAATGTTTGTTACACATATAAGGAGATGAAATGTAACACATAAAATTAAGATGAAGAATTTGAGGAAAAGAGGAATTAATTAAAGGGATGAAAACTGGGTTTTAGGGTATATGGAATTGTTTATGGAGAACATAGAAATTGTTgacattgaaaatgataaaggaaGGCAAAGAGAAAATCTCGGGAATCAATCTGTTTTATTTAACAGAGTGATTAATTATGACATATTAGAACTAATCCAACTCTATTAGCCGTTACTCTTTATATTGCTAGAGACCAATGAGTCAATgacaatgtttttgttttgttatcttATCAATAGTTTTATATCCTTATATATTTCACATAAATCTATATTCAAACTAAATATTgtttattcaattaaaaaaatcttggtAGTATATCTTATCATGAACGATAGAAATGACAATGATAGGTGTCAGCAATGTAGTTTGAATCAATTTTtaggtaaaaataaaataaaacattcaaatattaaaactatATGTGGCTCAGTTTGAATGACACCTTATTGCTTAAGAAGAAGAATTaggtaaaattactattttttttctttatcatcgTTTTATCCCAACTCAGATAAAAAAACACTAGTTATAATGTATTATATACGGCAAAAGACTTTTATGCGTCAAAATATAGTATATGCCTTTAAACTCAATTTTTGGATACCAATTACCATCCTTGGTCCTTGTTAACAAATTATGATTGATCAAAGAcctattattattcttttctaCAGTCAAACACATATTATCTGTAATTTTGTTTCAAGATTTGAAAAATCataactaaaaagtcaaaaatagacaaaatccagcacaaaacaaaacaatgggAAGAATGACAATATTGTAAATATGAGAACATTGGAGGGTAATTAGAGAACCATAATAAAGGAAATTATCCCCTAGAAGTTTGTGATTGTAATTCATATCAGCTACTATATGGATGATAACTTTGATTTCTTTATACAAAACTCTCTAAACATGAATGAAGCTTAgcacaaaataattaataatcatGGTAGTTGTTTTGCAGCCTCATGCTTTCAATGTTTTTCTCCACAGTAAGCTATTTTATGGCCTTATCTTTTCAGCTTTTGAGCTTTATTAATTGTTCACAATGTAGTATATACACATACATATACATTACATTATTTGCATTCATATGATTCATCCATAGCTAATGCAGCCATAACATTAAGGTTTTTGGAGACTGTGATAGTAATTTAAACCATTGACCATAATCTTGATATGAAGTATATGTTTTTTGAACAACTTCAAATGAAATTTAACTTCTCATGTTATGCTGTTTAACTGTTTTACTAACTACTTAAACTATTTATCATTTGCAGCTACAAAAATTTACCATGCGCAGAATCCAACAATTCATATAACATCACCATGCCTAATTCAATGTTTTAGTTCTTCTATCCATCAGAGACCGTCTCAAGTTGCACGTGATTGCCGAAGTAAAACAAAGGTATATTCCCTGCAGGGTCTTCTGAAATCTCAGGACCTATAATATGTTTGCACTTTTTTTTATCCTTCTGTTTTCAATGTTTCTGTACAAAGTTTCATATAGAAACAGTGAGAACAAATTTTGATTGTTATGTTTTGATTACACAATTTGGAAAACATGAAGAGTgacaattttgaaattaaaataaaaaaatgcaaaataaataaaaaattctaccAGGCTCTTAGTATTCTTGTGATTAATTAATAGGATTCTTTGGTACACCAAGTACCAACCCTGATTTCAGAGAAATTTGTTCATTGGGTCATTTAGTATGTTTGGTTTTGTGAGGCTTTCACGTCAATCACGATAAAAAACCATGTTGACGTGGAAGCTTGGATTTGGAGCTTTGATGAAATTGCGGCAAAAAAAGTACAAGACTCACAATTGAAGACTGAAACatcaaaccaaacatatatttgtcaaaattgattttcttagATCAATGCTCCTAAGAACTGCTATATGGTAGGATAAATGTGATAAGAACAGGTGTCAACTGTCAAGTTTGAACCAAGGTTAGGTCTAGCCGAAATGGCTAGTCTTCCAGACCTAAAGTTTGAATCCTAGTTGGGAGAGCTATCCACATTTAGTGCTCGACAGTTCCTCGAACATGATTACCTCCAGTGGAGGTAATCTGTAGGAAGAAAAGAAGAGATGTCAAGTGTTGTGGCCTGGGTCATTTCATATATGTTAAACTGCATAACATCTAAAtgccctttttttttcttttgtttagtaCTAACAATAAACTTTGTAACAGGTTTTTGCAATGAGGAGAAGAAGGGAAAATGAGAGAACATATACTTATGTACTATTAGAACCAGGGAAGGATGAGAGGTTTGTGTCAGAGGAAGAGTTGAAAGATACTTTGAAAGAGTGGCTCACAAATTGGCCTGGCAAGACTCTGCCTCCTGATCTTGCAAGATATGAAAccattgatgatgttgtttctTTCTTAGCAAAGTCCTTTTGCAAACTTGAAATTGATAGAGAAGTTGGATCAGTTCAGTGGTATGAACTTCGTTTGGAGTGAATATATAGAATCAGATTATTCCATCAACCATTTCATTTGTGTCTTGCCAACTTGTGATTGTAATAGTTGAGGAACCATTTGTGTTATTTAGAACATTCCATTCTCTTGTAACTGACACAAACatgttatttataatttggaTGAATAGTTTAATTAAACACTTGCAACATAAACATTTATTATAAAAGTGCTTATGtacaaactattttcataaaaactataagttgtttttataaactATCCAGCAACACTTGTGGAAATTAACCGAGAACAACTTaaagacatgtcataagttgtttccatatcAAGATCCTTACAACAGAAAAGTACCACTTCCCTAATCATATCCCCATTTATCGTAAACTATCTGCCAAAGTataccaaatcagagaaaaaaggttgaaaagaaagaaggatAAACAATTTCTACTAGAAGGGTAAAATAAATTGATCTTATTTGAAATCCTTACATAAGTTTCTTCAAGGATCAATATGTTAGGAGAGTACAAAACTTTTTAACATCAGAGTATGTTGCTAGAAAATCCTACTTAGGAACAAAAATCAGTAGAGCATTATATAGTTCTTTAAGATACTTCATTATCTTCAAGTTGAATTCCTTGATTATCATGTAGAACAAAGTTCCATTGAATTCCTCAAGTTGAGTTGAGTTTCTCATCAATCAGCATTGGAAGCTTGTTTTGAAGAGGACTCAGATCCTGCAAGCACATGTCTGGAACCTGCAGTAATCGGCATAAACTAGCATTGTTAAAAATAACCACACTGAAAATTACACACCAAATTAACAATCCCACATATTGTAAGCATGAATACATCAGACACGACACTCACACGCCGacacaaataataatttgagcaaatgaatttattgaattattaaATGTAATCACGTGTGTGTCAGACACCGAACACATATACGATATGAAGTGTCCGTgctatatatgttatataagAAATCTGAAGCTGTTATTGATACCTTTGGTTGATATTTACCAGGTCCAGGTGGTAATAGTGCACCACCCTTTTTGTTTATGGCAAGAAGGCCTTTGGTTACTGGGGACATCATCATATCAGTTGGGCTTGTATACCTAACaaaatgaagtaaaaaaaaacaattagcCAACACATAATGATAGATAGATATTCATTCACTAACCCAACTAAGgacacaaaaattgattttgaatgtataaattctttaaaattggTTTCAACATAAAAGTGATTTacttttgataaattaaaaaataattgcagaaacaaaaattacaaattctagttttaaattagaattaattaTACCGAAACAATCAATTAAACTACCAGATAACataaaacatgtcaaaatcaattcaaataagCACGCAGTCTTAACCATCACTGAATCAACTTTAAAATACAACTCGAAATATGAGCCGTCGGATCTTTATGGAATTGCGTCATTACAGAGAATCTAATATAAAAGACAAGGTAGATACCTTTCAAGATATTTGAATGGTTTGGGGAGTTTGAGATGATATGGGGTGACAGGTTTTCGCAATTCATTGGAGGGTAGTTGATGATGATCAaccggaggaggaggaggaagaggaagaggaggagTTGGTATTGTTTTGCATTGAGATTCCATTTTTGGAGGGGTTTGCGACATATTTTCCATCACAATTAGTTATGTGATACTGCTGCACTTGGTTATATAAGGTGAGTGGGTGGGTGTTTTTAGGAAATTGAATGGCAACGGTCGAATTTAGTGAAGATGctagaaatgaagaaaattgggTTCTATTATGCTGCTGTTTGTCCGTTGGGACTTGGAATGGTGGATATGCATAAACAAAATGGCCCACCAAcaaaacattcatttttcaaacattaaaaatataatgatatatttTGCTAACGAATGTCGACTTAATTGATAAGGAATTAGCTTATATGTAAGGTTAATGCGATAGTTGTTTTGATGGATGATATACCTCTTAAACGTCATTTGAGGTTTGAGGTATGTCATAATCTTAGAAAGCAAACAGAGCCATGCTCACTtaaattttttagtaaaaataaaaatgtagttatttttatttttatggcatgaaaataaagtattttttaatgacgACGGTTAGTAATTTGTAGATGTTAGTTCAATATTTACTCTTTCATCTGAGTTTGAACTCGAGACATACAACTCTTTATTTGCTAACTTAAATCAATTGAAATATCTGACTTCAATAAAGTATTCGTAATCGTCTCATGGGTGATAACGTGTTGTGTAAACATCAATTTTGGTCCCTGGATTGCACCTCAGTGTCATAACGGTCATTCAAtcaagaaaaaacacaaaaaaaaacccCGACTCTACAATATGTTAAGTGTTATGGTCTCCGATGTTAGATTTGGTTGTTATCTGACCCAAAAAACTGAGttgacattattttttgctgACAAGGAGTGTGTGACGTGGCATTAGAGACTAAATTaacagaatatatatatatatatatatatatatatatatatatatatagagagagagagagagagagagagagagagagagagagagagagagagagagagagagagagagagagagagagagagagagagagagagagagagagagagagagagagagagagagagtcagGATCCGTTAATCAAAAGGCTGTTAATTACTCATTTGAAAGTGCATGGTGACACCAACTTTAATTTTCGCACCTTAGTACTTCTTTTTTCCGAAACCTTCAATTGCCtgttgttatcatggtttttgggtgccaagccattaattggacttgtacctttcgaccgttgatatctctattttttcttgggaagggcaaaattgagaaaaaacccttagattctaagttcgggggtcggttttactacgggaaggtgttaggcacccggagtaactatagtcctctataggagccgttttcctaagtctatattcacgcttatttttacttacttttgaaaatgggaggtttatttagttaagaatggggagagaagaagtagaattttgattttacttcggcttggatgagttttgactcattgcctacgtaccgttttacgggatcaaaaccggcgtagttcttgctaaaaaaagacttgtttttcttttgttttaattgtttgattttaatttttgaaaaaaggttttgaagaaggagattgggaggcttcatgagcattagatttagcaaaaaaagtgaggtttgattagtgattagaaagaaagtctaaatgattaagatgagttgaatttttcttaagaaaaaaaagaaaggaaaaaaaaatgaagtgttgacttcatacttattatgaaaatttttgaagtgaagttcaattgctttttttgaaaaaaagatggattttccctaagtgttcaaacctaagcgcttatctaaccatacaatcctatgcatacatctaaggtgagtgtgtgcgtgtcggtgcgtcatagtgtccatagtccatattacaaaaattgcctaaatacattctatggcccctttgccaagctacaaaccaatgataacaaattacattaccaaatgaattaaaacttgcaaaaaaaacaaatgctaggctaaaaagtggagggaatgctaaatgagatgcatgaaacatgagatgaaatggttagtaaccataaagcacaaaataatagGAAATAttcaaaaggaaatgcataaaaatggcAAAGAAAAGGTAATAGAGtggcaataaacctaaaaattttgatgtgatacctaaaggtgcttgtaacccataatcatcacatcatggcaattttgagagaaattttgtttcaagccatgacatgaaattaatggagacacatgcaagcaaagtatcacaccaaattcatagagaaatttgacactttattctttaaaacaaacacttgttgcttgtaaaacaagaaatccataaaaatcatattcaaatcaGCAAAAGAAGCACATGTCCAGAGGCATATTTATCACAAGATAtggtatcatttattcataacacacatcaaagtatcaagaacaaaaacatagcaaaaatataccaaaagtgtaaaaacatatggaaattagttcatgccatCTTAACATCTTTTACATGcaagaaaacaccataaaaatgccaaaaatatgccaagaaacaactaggatttttcaggaatttttataaaaaaaagtgagcaagcaacaggttcagatagcaagaaaacggtgtaaatagcacaaaaaagcaaaaaaacgtaCAAAAGAAGGCCCAGCCCAAAACCAGAGGAAACGGATCTCACAGGGATAcacagggaccgttggattgatccaaggtcctaaaccctagatctaagggcTCACAACgcaggggattggaccggtcttgaaccggtccggtctagCGCCCTATATAAAACCCTAAcgcgccggttttttcatttgtcacacacctttctctctctaactcttctctcttctctcatctctctctaaaccctcaccgccggtgaggatgaagccacggcggagaccttgaaggtccgccggaagcttcatcttctccggcgcgcCTAAGCAcctccggtgacctaaatttccagaacttCAAAACTTCTACATCAAACGATTCGTCTTCTTATCCTAAGTATGATTTTGGCACTGGTTTTTACAAACGAatcttgaaacgacgtagatcgggAAAAAActtcgtacggttttgaaattgactttgatctttttttgaaagaaaatgtttagatctttacggatctacatcgtttcgtcgtttattGCCTCTCTAGTGCTTATTTTCGCTTTCAacacttagatccttatggatctaggttttgtgtttacggctatggttttctttgtgattctggaaatttttttgtgtttattcacgtgattttgcaggtttaaactatgatattatttttgaagagagattctgagttttacctgagtttttatggagattctgttaggtttcttcggaaacacttggatttggcttttgcttgttgatttctggctttgaaccgaaaataaatcggtgattcttCTTTCCTCACTGATtccgtttcttcatcttcttcgccggcttaaaaccttgcttctttcccttttcttctcctttttcaacGCCTCTGTGATCGGTGTTGGAGTTCTTCGCCACTGGGGAAGAATTCtcaccttgaattgcagagggaTCAactcagtgatgaagattcgccATTGAATCTCTGAgagtttgatgcaaaaatcaatgaatttgtgtatgaattttggttctggaaatttctagggttcttgtgttcttgatgaacttgatgatttttctgtttctgatctaactgaatggagagagaaagtctgattgtgtttgttgagttggcgtgtgattaatggctttgaatctgactcactgtttatatagttgacatgtgtacacttgagccaatgaaaTTGTGACACGTACCCTGGACTTGCTCACTTGGGCGCTGCTTGCTATTT belongs to Medicago truncatula cultivar Jemalong A17 chromosome 6, MtrunA17r5.0-ANR, whole genome shotgun sequence and includes:
- the LOC11414932 gene encoding uncharacterized protein, which produces MASYNYENRKGSGKKLKVHFDLPKDGENPIDHHKKHSSASISSQTSLDSDDNIENLEESSNVGGSSPAWSFHSGTFMQSPTPQSMSPNPNPNFEYDPSRIPSSVFASKPTSPMEWSVQSNESLFSLHLGNYSFSKDQFFAFSSKSGEFPKNSDFIGTSTTLPPVQEVNHNNDKNEVGKERHSMSPDSSYGSIDALDETTNLPLGKDNIKTSKEKIDLVLKDDDHDKTKTSTNVNTNTLDKIHEDHNKAVVVPSEEPKNYATNVSYRSVESDMSNHSFQFPM
- the LOC25495344 gene encoding protein CHLORORESPIRATORY REDUCTION 7, chloroplastic isoform X3, giving the protein MVVVLQPHAFNVFLHTTKIYHAQNPTIHITSPCLIQCFSSSIHQRPSQVARDCRSKTKVFAMRRRRENERTYTYVLLEPGKDERFVSEEELKDTLKEWLTNWPGKTLPPDLARYETIDDVVSFLAKSFCKLEIDREVGSVQWYELRLE
- the LOC11422532 gene encoding uncharacterized protein isoform X1 — protein: MENMSQTPPKMESQCKTIPTPPLPLPPPPPVDHHQLPSNELRKPVTPYHLKLPKPFKYLERYTSPTDMMMSPVTKGLLAINKKGGALLPPGPGKYQPKVPDMCLQDLSPLQNKLPMLIDEKLNST
- the LOC11422532 gene encoding uncharacterized protein isoform X2; amino-acid sequence: MEKSREGYFVFHHQGFDGDRWMTQISIQILVVGHLFRYTSPTDMMMSPVTKGLLAINKKGGALLPPGPGKYQPKVPDMCLQDLSPLQNKLPMLIDEKLNST